In the Gemmatimonadota bacterium genome, one interval contains:
- a CDS encoding isoprenylcysteine carboxylmethyltransferase family protein → MVVASRQFRTAQTGINPFEKPSALVATGPFSASRNPMYLCMVLILLGAAIAWGTMSPFLILPPFVLVLSRRFISVEEAAMSEAFGAEYEEYKKRVRRWI, encoded by the coding sequence ATGGTGGTCGCGAGCCGGCAGTTCAGGACCGCTCAGACCGGCATCAATCCCTTCGAGAAGCCGTCGGCGTTGGTCGCCACTGGACCATTCTCGGCGAGCCGGAATCCCATGTACCTGTGCATGGTTCTCATCTTGCTCGGGGCGGCGATCGCTTGGGGCACCATGTCACCGTTCCTCATTCTTCCGCCGTTCGTCCTGGTCCTCTCGAGGCGATTCATCTCTGTGGAGGAGGCCGCCATGAGTGAGGCGTTCGGAGCGGAGTACGAGGAGTACAAGAAGCGAGTGCGGCGCTGGATCTAG
- a CDS encoding lytic transglycosylase domain-containing protein, producing the protein MDHRQATDEAWNGRGSPGLTLLLFASIVCAVTVGLYGAHPDEVTAVAAAEPIVAPPQSSIVAASLTEMADELLASPMFRDPEFLAEVGRWVRFWETTHSKWLPTYLERMTWFEDNVDAVLAAHELPWSLRFLPILESGYNPSAVSTASAVGLWQFMEPTARDFDMEVSRLVDERRDPFKSTEAAASFLGRLRTDFGSWFLALAAYNAGPDRIRGILERRAPGAVLSDSLYWAIRHHLPAETRDFVPKFLGAVVVAADPEAHGYEKPQPDPFVFDRVLVAASTSLAAVARAAGTSQEEITRLNPEFISGVTPPSRNTYVRVPVGSAQVVRENALRRLGDGPGS; encoded by the coding sequence ATGGATCACAGGCAGGCAACGGACGAGGCGTGGAACGGAAGGGGCAGTCCCGGCCTTACGCTCCTGCTGTTCGCATCCATCGTGTGTGCCGTCACGGTCGGGCTCTACGGCGCTCACCCGGACGAGGTCACCGCGGTTGCCGCGGCGGAGCCGATCGTGGCGCCACCTCAGAGTTCCATCGTGGCGGCGAGCCTCACGGAAATGGCGGACGAGCTACTCGCTTCGCCGATGTTCCGGGACCCCGAGTTCCTGGCCGAAGTCGGGCGGTGGGTGCGCTTCTGGGAGACCACGCACTCCAAGTGGCTCCCGACCTATCTGGAACGGATGACGTGGTTCGAAGACAACGTCGATGCGGTGCTCGCTGCGCACGAGCTCCCTTGGTCCCTCCGATTCCTGCCGATCCTGGAAAGCGGGTATAACCCCTCCGCAGTCAGCACAGCGAGCGCAGTGGGGCTCTGGCAATTCATGGAACCGACCGCCCGCGACTTCGACATGGAGGTCAGCCGGCTCGTCGACGAGCGCCGCGATCCATTCAAGTCCACCGAAGCCGCCGCCAGTTTCCTCGGTCGGCTGCGCACCGACTTCGGATCATGGTTCCTCGCGCTAGCGGCGTACAACGCGGGGCCGGACCGTATTCGTGGCATCCTCGAGCGGCGAGCGCCCGGGGCGGTTCTCTCGGACAGCCTCTACTGGGCCATCCGCCATCATCTGCCAGCCGAGACCCGCGACTTCGTGCCGAAGTTTCTCGGAGCCGTGGTCGTCGCGGCCGACCCAGAGGCGCACGGATACGAGAAGCCCCAGCCCGATCCGTTTGTGTTCGATCGCGTGCTCGTTGCGGCCAGCACCTCCTTGGCAGCGGTTGCACGCGCTGCGGGCACGAGCCAGGAGGAGATCACGCGCCTGAACCCCGAGTTCATCAGCGGCGTGACCCCACCGAGCCGAAACACGTACGTGCGGGTGCCGGTCGGCAGCGCTCAGGTGGTGCGGGAGAACGCCTTGAGGCGGCTGGGAGACGGACCGGGAAGCTAG
- a CDS encoding carboxypeptidase-like regulatory domain-containing protein, with translation MPEAHGASASAQATPTVSIEGRVIDAVALTPVPGAVIRHLSSSATAVADNEGRFSLEVETIGVYVLRVEQLGYEDSQAVLPSTAPIEFTTISIQPKPIELQGLEVSVASQFEQRRTASAREVRVLDHPSFSASTCSCCSGRSGSTGSS, from the coding sequence GTGCCTGAGGCGCATGGAGCGAGCGCGAGTGCCCAAGCCACTCCGACCGTCTCGATCGAAGGCCGCGTGATCGACGCGGTCGCGCTCACCCCTGTTCCCGGAGCCGTGATCCGGCACCTGTCTTCATCGGCCACGGCCGTCGCCGACAACGAGGGGCGCTTTTCTCTCGAAGTGGAAACCATCGGTGTGTACGTGCTCCGGGTGGAGCAACTCGGCTACGAGGACTCTCAAGCGGTGCTGCCTTCCACCGCGCCCATCGAGTTCACGACGATCTCGATACAGCCGAAGCCGATCGAACTGCAGGGCCTCGAGGTCAGCGTCGCGAGCCAGTTCGAACAGAGGCGAACCGCGTCCGCTCGCGAGGTCAGGGTTCTCGATCACCCATCATTCTCAGCATCAACCTGTTCCTGCTGTTCCGGCCGGAGTGGTTCCACTGGCAGTTCGTGA
- a CDS encoding DUF1684 domain-containing protein, whose protein sequence is MSSRVVTAALSTLLSSCIAEEWPAPPPVDVAVFAAEHAEWREYRRGRLVTPPSGPLLWIGLWELEQGANPFGSDTSLALVLPPADSPPLAGTLHRSGQEIRLEPAPGADMNILDGDPITDPILLGSDRSDDPTTVELGSLGMRIHGEPGTDRLWLRVWDTDLPVRDTFALPESFPVDTAWRVAARFEPYAEPITLTVADVTAGTIEYRVPGELVFQLDGREHSLIATAGETSTSFFVLMWDSTATTETYQAGRYLRVDFPDEEGWTTIDFNRAYNAPCVFTPFSVCGLPPRENWLQLAVTAGEKRPAVPVY, encoded by the coding sequence ATGTCCTCACGAGTCGTGACAGCAGCGCTCTCGACGCTGCTTTCGAGTTGTATCGCAGAAGAGTGGCCGGCTCCACCACCCGTAGACGTCGCAGTCTTCGCAGCGGAGCACGCGGAGTGGCGCGAGTACCGTAGGGGGCGGTTGGTAACACCGCCCTCGGGCCCTCTACTCTGGATCGGGCTTTGGGAGCTGGAGCAGGGGGCCAACCCGTTCGGTTCCGATACGAGCTTGGCCCTCGTGCTTCCGCCCGCCGACTCCCCGCCGCTGGCCGGTACTCTGCACCGCTCGGGACAGGAGATCCGGCTCGAGCCAGCTCCGGGCGCCGACATGAACATCCTGGACGGCGATCCGATCACGGATCCCATCCTGCTGGGCAGTGATCGCTCGGACGATCCCACCACGGTGGAGCTCGGGTCGCTGGGCATGCGCATCCACGGCGAGCCGGGGACGGACCGACTCTGGCTCCGGGTCTGGGACACGGACCTCCCGGTGCGAGACACCTTCGCGTTGCCCGAATCGTTCCCGGTCGACACCGCTTGGCGGGTAGCCGCTCGCTTCGAGCCGTACGCGGAGCCGATCACACTCACGGTGGCGGACGTAACCGCCGGAACGATCGAGTATCGCGTTCCCGGGGAACTCGTCTTTCAGCTCGACGGCCGGGAGCACTCACTCATTGCGACCGCAGGCGAGACCAGCACGTCGTTCTTCGTCCTGATGTGGGATTCCACGGCCACGACCGAGACCTATCAGGCTGGACGGTACCTGAGAGTCGACTTCCCGGACGAAGAAGGGTGGACCACCATCGACTTCAACAGGGCCTACAATGCGCCGTGCGTATTCACCCCGTTTTCCGTCTGTGGCCTGCCACCCAGGGAGAACTGGTTGCAGCTGGCGGTGACAGCGGGCGAGAAGAGACCGGCAGTACCGGTCTATTGA
- a CDS encoding helix-turn-helix transcriptional regulator, with protein sequence MLDVFAAVADPTRRSILGRLRGEGALSVSSLAHVLPISRQAVTKHLDVLERAGLIRKRVQGRERLHELEAEPLREVDDWLAPYAAVWDERLERLRIHLDGDGDGVDDRAGS encoded by the coding sequence ATGTTAGACGTATTCGCAGCCGTAGCCGATCCCACGCGGCGCTCGATCCTCGGGCGTCTGCGTGGCGAGGGGGCGCTCTCGGTGTCCTCCTTGGCCCACGTCCTCCCGATTAGCCGACAGGCGGTGACCAAGCATCTCGACGTGCTCGAGAGGGCGGGTCTCATCCGGAAGCGGGTACAGGGCCGGGAGCGGCTCCATGAGCTCGAGGCTGAACCTCTACGCGAGGTTGACGACTGGCTTGCGCCGTATGCAGCGGTGTGGGACGAGCGCCTCGAGCGGCTGCGGATCCACCTCGACGGAGACGGAGATGGAGTCGATGACCGAGCGGGTAGTTGA
- a CDS encoding SRPBCC domain-containing protein: MTERVVEKTLHFQASRERVWKAIKDPTELAMWFGDEAELDLRVGGNGAMTWESHGRYEMRVEEVEAPRRIVWSWVGEGGVAFDDAQTTRVEWELTEREDGGTTLYLRESGFLTDSSRQENDGGWDQELGELVELLAS; encoded by the coding sequence ATGACCGAGCGGGTAGTTGAAAAGACGCTGCACTTTCAGGCGTCCAGGGAGCGAGTGTGGAAGGCGATCAAGGACCCGACCGAGTTGGCCATGTGGTTCGGCGACGAAGCCGAGCTCGATCTCAGGGTGGGTGGGAACGGAGCGATGACGTGGGAGAGCCATGGGCGATACGAGATGCGCGTCGAGGAGGTAGAGGCTCCACGCCGCATAGTGTGGAGCTGGGTGGGCGAGGGGGGAGTCGCGTTCGATGACGCCCAGACGACGCGGGTGGAGTGGGAACTCACCGAGCGCGAGGACGGCGGTACCACGTTGTATCTTCGTGAGTCGGGATTCCTTACGGATTCGAGCCGTCAGGAGAACGACGGCGGGTGGGACCAGGAGCTCGGGGAGCTGGTGGAGCTGCTCGCGTCCTGA